ACAAACGGAACGCCGACTTTTAGATATTCATGTCCGTTTTTATTGAATATACTGATAATTTCCTTATTTGACCCCAGTATTTCTTTGTCAAACTTAGTTGTCGGATTTTCATGTTTGAGCCCTGGACCGAACTCTTTATTAACGGCTTCGCCTCTTATAACTTTAACATCTTTAATGCCCTGAATTTTTTTAAATATCCCGAAAAGCTGCCTTCTATCGGACTTCTTAGAAATAGTTCCGTTAAGCATCATGGCATTTAAACTGGAAAGCACCGTTTTGGCAGTAACGACGGCATCGCTTGATGTCATTTTAACGGACATTTTGTTCTGGCTGGAAACAGAGTAATAAGTTAAAAATGATAAAATTAAAATAAAAACGAAAGTGATTAGGAAAAGTAGTTTGGTCTTAATAGAGACCTTTTTAATCAAATTTAAATCCACCTTATTTATCCCCCCTGCCTGCATTAAAATAAATAATAAAAATCTTTATAATGATATCAAATATAATAAATATAATAAAACAAAAAAGTAAATGTTTTAAAATATTCCGTCGTCAATAGGCTTTATGTATAAAGCCTAGAACTAATGCGGACTCTGCCCTTGCTTTAACACCCTTAGCTTTCTGTAAAGATTTCTTTCGCTTACCCCGATAATACCCGCAATTTCGGATTTGCTCAACTTTTTAGAAAAAAGGTATTTGATATATTCTTCTTCTATTTCTTTTAAAGTCGGATTTTTATCAAAGAGCGTCTTTCCGTTAACCGCATCCCTGTCATTATCGTATGAAACTTCAAGCTGAATAGCTTCCGGCGGTATTTCTTCTTTGCCGTCGGATAAAACCATTGCTCTTTCGATAACATTTTTTAATTCCCTGACATTGCCGGGCCAGTCGTAGTTTAAAAGTTTATTTTCGGCGGATGCGGAAAGGTGCTTTGAAAATTTAATTTTATTTTCTTTCGTCATAAAAAAATGGGCTAAATGAGAAATATCTTCTTTTCTCTCTCTTAAAGGCGGAAGCTCTATCGTAAAACCGTTTATCCTGTAAAATAAATCACCTCTAAAATGACCTTCTTCGACCATCTTTTTTAGATTTTTATTTGTTGCGGTTATTATTCTTGTGTCGATAAAGAGGTTTTTGGATGAACCTACCCTCCTGAAGCTTTTCGTATCTAATATTCTTAGAAGCTTCGCCTGTATAATACCGCTAACATCGCCAATTTCATCGATAAAAAGCGTTCCCTTGTCCGCATATTCCAGAAGCCCTTTTTTAAGGGCATCCGCTCCTGTAAACGAACCCCTTTCATGACCGAACAACTCCGATTCGAACAAATTTTCGGATAAATTACAGGAATCGACAATGATAAGGGGGTTATCTTTTCTGATCGACAGCTTGTGGAGCATATTCGCGCTTAATTCTTTGCCTGTGCCTGATTCTCCAGTAATCAAAACATTCAAATCCGATTTGGCGGCGGCGGAAATATCTTCTATCACCTTCGATGCCGCTTTAGATTTTCCTATAAAAAACCGCTTAAAAATCTCTCTTTTAAAATAGGCGGCATAATTTTTTAAGTTAATATTTTCGATTAGTTTTTTTATGGTTATGCTGAGTTCTTCGAGACTTAGCGGCTTAACAAGGTAATCGCAGGCGCCAATTTTTAAGGCAGCCACGGCTGAATCGACGGTGCCGAAAGCAGTTAAGATAATTATCTCTATATCGTTCGTTTTTGATTTTACAATTTTTAATAGTTCTATGCCGGACTTTCGGGGTAATTTTAGGTCCGATATTATAATGTTGAAATAGCCTTTTTCTAATTTTTCTATTGCTTCTTCGGCAGAAGGAGCGGATTGAACGTCATAACCCTCGCTGCTTAAATAGTCCGTAAGTATATTTCTATAATTTATATCGTCGTCAACAATAAGTATAGAAATTAAATTGTTATCCATGGCTTTTATTTTTCTTTATCGTTATTTTCCCTGAAGTTGCTTTTAACCGGTATTTTTATTACGAATTTTGTTCCCAAATCCTGTTTAGACCTGACCTCGATCGAACCCCCTAGAGATTTAATTATGCTCAAAGATATGGAAAGCCCGAGCCCTGTGCTTCCCGCACCCTTATTTTTCGAGAAAAAGGGGTCAAAAATCTTTTTGATATCGGCCGGCGCAATACCCTGTCCATTATCTATAATCAATATATAAATATAATCCTTTATTATCCTGGTTATAAAATACACGACTCCCGACTCTTCCTGAACGGCCTGTATTGCGTTAAGCCCTATATTAAGTACGACCTGCCTTAACCCTGCTTCCGAGAAACTAATCAGAGGAGGATGTCTGGCAAAGTTCTTCTTTATCATAACATTTTTCTTATTTGCCAGGAAGGAAAGCAAGGAAAGGCTCTCATCCACCGACTTATTGACATTTACTATATCTGCCTTAACCGATACGGGTCTGGATAGGAGGAGAAGCTTTTTTGTAATATCTTTACACCTCTCTATCTCCGTTCTTATTAACTCAAAATATTTTTTAATATCGCAGCTGCCTTCTTTGAAACCGCCGGGAAGATTGCTTTGAATGGGTTCATTGTTTCCGATGCACATCCTCATCATATCTACGGAAGCCAGTATATTGTTAAGCGGATTATTTATTTCATGCGCCACGCCCTCGGCTAAGAGGCCGACTTCGGAAAGCCTTTGAGATAAGTTAAATTTAAGCTGGGCATCGGAACCGCTTCCCAGACACCTCAAAACCTCGACCGCATATCTTTTGCCCGTTGAATTATCATACAAAGGGGATGAATTTATTTCGACGGCAATTTCTTTTTTTTCCGACCCGTAATGACCGTGTATAACCTTAACCGTCTTCCCTTTTTTAATAACCTCTTCCACCGAACACGATTCTAATAAGGGGTCGCACGGCTCGTCCCTGAAATGGCTTATCTTATAACAATAGCCTCCTATAACATCCGAAACTGGCAGGCCGGCATCATTTAAAAAACGCCTGTTTGCATAAACTATTTTGTAATTTTCATCGATAACGATAACCCCGTCATTTATGTTATCTAATATGTCATCCGAACTAAAAGCTAAAACCTGTTTTTCCCTATTTTCCATAAATAATCCCATAAATAAATTAATGAATTAAATATCGATAGAAAATTTTGTTAAAGGTTTGTTAATATAAACACTTTTTGGCTGATATCCCCAATTATTATAACACAATTATAAACCTTGAATAGGATTAATTGAAAAATTTTACTTCAACCTATTGACAATATTTCAAAAATCTATTAATATTAGCTTTTATATTTATAAATTTATTTTTAAGCAAAGAGGATTATCTTATGAATGATTACGCTATCATAAATTCAGGCTCAAAGCAATACAAGGTATCTGCCGGAGACCTGATAAGAATTGAAAATATAGGTAAAAACAAGGGGGATGAAATATTTTTTAAGCCGAGCATGCTGAAAAATAACGACAATATTCTTTTTGGGGAACAGGCTTTAAAAGATGTAAATGTCAAAGGTATCGTGGTCAGAAACGGAAGAGCAAAAAAGATAATCGTGTTTAAGATGAAACGCCGTAAAGACGAAAGAAAAAAAAGAGGACATAGACAAAATTTTACCGAAGTCAAGATAACCGACATTCAATAAATAACCTTCAGGGCAAAAATTTAAAATTTTAAATACGCGGATAATAAAAAAATAAATAATACTTTATCTAATAAGGCACAGGTGTAATTATGGCTCACAAAAAAGCAGGCGGCAGTTCCAGAAACGGGCGGGACAGTCAAGGTCAAAGAAGGGGAGTAAAAAGATTCGGCGGGGAATTAGTAAAGCCGGGCGAAATCATTGTTCGCCAGGTTGGTTCATCTTTCCACCCCGGAAAAAATGTCAAAGAAGGAAGGGATTATACTCTTTACTCTATAATGAGCGGCTTTGTTAAATTTCACGCAGGAAAGAACAATAGAAAATTTGTCAGCATTATCCCCTTAGAGAAATAATCGCCGCGATTCCGGATTCAACGATTCAACCTATGCATCCGCCGCATCCAAGCCCAAATACGCCGCAAAGGCGGGCTGCCGGACGGAACGACATTTCAGGCGGCTTTGTTTTACCTCAAAATTCCTCATTACATAAAATCAATTACTATAGAATCATAATTTAAATTTAAGATGAAATTCGTCGATAATGCCGTGATAACTATAGCCTCCGGCAACGGGGGCAAAGGTGCAGTGAGTTTCAGGAGAGAAAAATTCATTCCTAAAGGGGGACCCGACGGCGGAGACGGCGGAGACGGCGGGGATGTCATTTTTAAAGCATCCCACAATATAACAAGCCTGCTGGATTTCAGATATAAGCCAAGGTTCGCCGCCGAAAACGGCGGGAATGGACAGGGCAACAATAAAAAGGGCAGGGACGGAAAAGATATTATTTTAAATGTTCCCGTGGGAACGGCGATAATAGATTATGACTCGGGCGAAATAATAGCCGACTTGACAAAAGACGGGGAAAAATTTATAGTTTTGCAAGGTGGCAGGGGCGGGAAAGGAAATACCTTTTTTAAATCCTCCGTTAATAGAAGGCCGCGGTTTTCGCAACCCGGGACACAGGGGGAAACAAAAAAAATCCGCCTTGTTCTTAAAAGCCTGGGAGATGTAGGCATAATCGGTCTTCCCAATGCCGGAAAATCCACCCTGATTTCTAAATTGTCCGGAGCTCATCCCGAAATAGCGCCGTATCCCTTTACGACAAAAACGCCGAGTCTCGGCGTCTGCCGCGACGAAGATTCCAATAAAACATTTACGATAGTCGATATACCTGGCATTATCTCCGGCGCGGCCGAAGGCACAGGCTTGGGTTTAAGATTTCTAAAACACATAGAAAGATCGAACATACTTCTGCATTTAATCGAAATAGGCAATATTGCTGAAGTCGAAAATCGGTACGAAACGGTCATAAACGAAATAAATAAATTTAATAAAGAAATCCTTAAAAAAAACAGGATAGTCGTCATAAATAAAATCGATTTAATATCCAATTTAAAAGAACTTAATAAAATAAAGGATGAAATTAATAAATTTTTCGATAAAAAGGGTATTAAACCGCTTTTCATTTCCGCATCCGAAAATATGGATATAGACGAATTGAAAAATAATTTAAACAAATTGATTTGTTGATTTGTTATAATAATTATAAAAATGTGATATATAAATTCTTCCGAAAATAACAAAAAGCATAATAAATGAATAATAAAGAATATAATGCATTAAACGATTTTAGAAAATATTTGAATTCCAAAAAAAGAATAGTTTTAAAAATCGGCACGCAGGTACTCTTAGGCGATAAAGATAAACTTTCTTTATCCGCCTTTAAAAGAATTTGCAGTTTTTCGCATTCGTTAATACGGCAGCAAAAAGAAGTAATATTAGTTTCATCGGGAGCGATAGCCGCCGGAAAAGATGTATTAAATACCCCGTCCCCTTC
This is a stretch of genomic DNA from Candidatus Acidulodesulfobacterium ferriphilum. It encodes these proteins:
- a CDS encoding PAS domain-containing protein, whose protein sequence is MGLFMENREKQVLAFSSDDILDNINDGVIVIDENYKIVYANRRFLNDAGLPVSDVIGGYCYKISHFRDEPCDPLLESCSVEEVIKKGKTVKVIHGHYGSEKKEIAVEINSSPLYDNSTGKRYAVEVLRCLGSGSDAQLKFNLSQRLSEVGLLAEGVAHEINNPLNNILASVDMMRMCIGNNEPIQSNLPGGFKEGSCDIKKYFELIRTEIERCKDITKKLLLLSRPVSVKADIVNVNKSVDESLSLLSFLANKKNVMIKKNFARHPPLISFSEAGLRQVVLNIGLNAIQAVQEESGVVYFITRIIKDYIYILIIDNGQGIAPADIKKIFDPFFSKNKGAGSTGLGLSISLSIIKSLGGSIEVRSKQDLGTKFVIKIPVKSNFRENNDKEK
- the obgE gene encoding GTPase ObgE — translated: MKFVDNAVITIASGNGGKGAVSFRREKFIPKGGPDGGDGGDGGDVIFKASHNITSLLDFRYKPRFAAENGGNGQGNNKKGRDGKDIILNVPVGTAIIDYDSGEIIADLTKDGEKFIVLQGGRGGKGNTFFKSSVNRRPRFSQPGTQGETKKIRLVLKSLGDVGIIGLPNAGKSTLISKLSGAHPEIAPYPFTTKTPSLGVCRDEDSNKTFTIVDIPGIISGAAEGTGLGLRFLKHIERSNILLHLIEIGNIAEVENRYETVINEINKFNKEILKKNRIVVINKIDLISNLKELNKIKDEINKFFDKKGIKPLFISASENMDIDELKNNLNKLIC
- a CDS encoding 50S ribosomal protein L27 translates to MAHKKAGGSSRNGRDSQGQRRGVKRFGGELVKPGEIIVRQVGSSFHPGKNVKEGRDYTLYSIMSGFVKFHAGKNNRKFVSIIPLEK
- the rplU gene encoding 50S ribosomal protein L21; protein product: MNDYAIINSGSKQYKVSAGDLIRIENIGKNKGDEIFFKPSMLKNNDNILFGEQALKDVNVKGIVVRNGRAKKIIVFKMKRRKDERKKRGHRQNFTEVKITDIQ
- a CDS encoding sigma-54-dependent Fis family transcriptional regulator, whose product is MDNNLISILIVDDDINYRNILTDYLSSEGYDVQSAPSAEEAIEKLEKGYFNIIISDLKLPRKSGIELLKIVKSKTNDIEIIILTAFGTVDSAVAALKIGACDYLVKPLSLEELSITIKKLIENINLKNYAAYFKREIFKRFFIGKSKAASKVIEDISAAAKSDLNVLITGESGTGKELSANMLHKLSIRKDNPLIIVDSCNLSENLFESELFGHERGSFTGADALKKGLLEYADKGTLFIDEIGDVSGIIQAKLLRILDTKSFRRVGSSKNLFIDTRIITATNKNLKKMVEEGHFRGDLFYRINGFTIELPPLRERKEDISHLAHFFMTKENKIKFSKHLSASAENKLLNYDWPGNVRELKNVIERAMVLSDGKEEIPPEAIQLEVSYDNDRDAVNGKTLFDKNPTLKEIEEEYIKYLFSKKLSKSEIAGIIGVSERNLYRKLRVLKQGQSPH